One window from the genome of Fulvivirga lutea encodes:
- a CDS encoding nitroreductase family protein — MNRVEAVNEAIKNRRAIYTSMFSGKRVDDQIINQMLENANWAPTHKLTEPWRFVVFKGAGLQKLADFQSELYQSKSEKEGTFNPTQYEKLQSKPLECSHIIAIGMKRHQVVPEVEEVCAVAAAVQNMWITASSYGVGCYWSTGGVTFYEEAKPFFGLDNEDKLLGFLFIGMPKSDKWPEGRRKSIQDKVTIVE; from the coding sequence ATGAATAGAGTAGAAGCAGTAAATGAGGCAATTAAAAACCGTAGGGCAATTTATACGTCCATGTTTTCGGGCAAAAGAGTAGATGATCAAATTATCAATCAAATGTTAGAGAATGCCAATTGGGCTCCAACTCACAAGCTCACTGAACCATGGAGGTTTGTTGTCTTTAAAGGTGCTGGATTACAGAAATTAGCTGATTTCCAGTCAGAGTTATATCAATCCAAATCAGAGAAAGAGGGCACATTTAATCCTACGCAGTATGAAAAACTGCAATCAAAACCTTTAGAGTGCTCTCATATTATCGCGATTGGTATGAAGCGCCATCAGGTTGTGCCTGAGGTGGAAGAAGTTTGTGCGGTAGCTGCTGCGGTACAGAATATGTGGATCACTGCATCTTCATATGGCGTTGGATGCTATTGGAGCACTGGGGGAGTTACTTTTTACGAAGAAGCCAAACCATTCTTCGGGTTAGATAATGAGGATAAGCTACTGGGCTTCTTGTTTATTGGAATGCCAAAATCTGATAAATGGCCAGAGGGTAGGAGAAAGAGTATTCAAGATAAAGTCACGATAGTCGAATAA
- the polA gene encoding DNA polymerase I: MSESKKKLFLLDAYALIYRAHFAFSQNPRISTKGINTGVMFGFTNTLLEVIQKQKPSHIAVVFDTSAPTFRHERYPEYKANREETPEDIKIGVPITKDIIRGFNIPVIELDGFEADDIIGTLAKKAAKKGFEVYMMTPDKDFGQLVEEHIFLYKPAFMGNAVDIMGVQEVCAKWDIENVDQVVDMLGLQGDSVDNIPGIPGVGPKTAAKFLKEYGSVEGLIANTDKLKGKMKEKVEEFADQGILSKELARINIEVPIEFNEKELEYTEPDEEKLKPIFEELEFKTLHKRVFNQELTSGSSSGQLSMFSEASKDVLEVADDGGLKPYDTIESVPHKYKLVTDEKDIKALIEELKKQKEICFDTETTGVDAFEAEVVGMSFSYKEREAFYVAVPLDFEKAKKLIELFREILESDKILKIGQNVKYDVLVLKKYDVHVKAPIFDTMLAHYLIDPETKHGMDALAEKYLNYSPVSITKLIGPKGKNQKNMADLQPEEISDYACEDADITLQLKHKLDEEIKQLKLDKLLYEVEQPLALVLADMEYEGVKIDEKALSVMSKELQEASLEAQNKIYEIAGQEFNIASPKQLGEILFDKLKLDDKPKKTKTGQYATGEEILSKLANEHEIANKILEFREYQKLKSTYVDALPKMISKRDGRVHTDYAQAIAATGRLSSNNPNLQNIPIRTEKGREIRKAFVARDNNHVVLSADYSQIELRIAASFADDKHMIEAFKNGRDIHSTTAAKVFGVSLEDVDSTMRRKAKEVNFGIIYGISAFGLAQNLNISRSEAQEIIQAYFKEFSSIKEYMDACIEKAKEQEYVETIMHRRRYLRDINSKNATMRGYAERNAINAPIQGSAADIIKKAMVDIQNWLKAEGLSTKMVMQVHDELVFDVPKNELDKVKPKIIELMMNAVQIKVPLEVEAGSGENWLKAH, from the coding sequence ATGAGCGAGTCCAAAAAGAAACTATTCCTATTAGATGCGTACGCGTTAATTTACCGTGCGCATTTTGCTTTTAGTCAAAACCCGAGAATCTCAACGAAAGGGATAAACACAGGGGTAATGTTTGGTTTTACAAACACCCTTTTGGAAGTAATTCAAAAGCAAAAACCTTCACATATTGCCGTGGTATTTGATACATCGGCACCAACTTTTCGGCATGAGCGTTACCCAGAGTATAAAGCCAATAGGGAAGAAACCCCCGAAGACATCAAAATTGGCGTACCCATTACCAAGGATATCATCAGAGGGTTTAACATTCCTGTCATTGAACTAGATGGGTTTGAGGCAGATGACATCATTGGCACCTTGGCAAAAAAAGCTGCAAAGAAGGGCTTTGAGGTGTATATGATGACTCCCGACAAAGATTTTGGACAATTGGTGGAGGAGCACATTTTTCTTTACAAACCAGCCTTTATGGGCAATGCTGTGGACATAATGGGCGTGCAGGAAGTATGTGCCAAATGGGATATTGAAAATGTAGATCAGGTGGTTGATATGCTTGGTTTGCAGGGAGACTCGGTGGATAATATTCCTGGAATTCCAGGTGTTGGGCCTAAAACAGCCGCCAAATTTTTGAAGGAATATGGTTCTGTGGAGGGTTTAATTGCCAACACCGATAAGCTGAAAGGCAAGATGAAGGAGAAGGTGGAAGAGTTTGCCGATCAGGGAATACTTTCTAAGGAACTGGCAAGAATAAATATTGAAGTACCCATAGAATTTAATGAAAAAGAGCTCGAATACACTGAACCTGATGAGGAGAAACTAAAGCCAATTTTTGAAGAGTTGGAGTTTAAAACTTTGCATAAGCGAGTATTTAATCAGGAATTAACCTCGGGAAGCTCTTCGGGCCAACTTTCAATGTTCAGCGAAGCCAGCAAGGACGTACTTGAGGTGGCTGATGATGGAGGGCTGAAACCTTATGACACGATAGAATCCGTACCGCACAAGTACAAATTAGTGACGGATGAAAAGGATATAAAGGCTCTCATTGAGGAACTCAAGAAACAAAAGGAAATTTGCTTTGATACCGAGACTACAGGGGTAGATGCTTTTGAAGCAGAAGTGGTAGGCATGTCATTCAGCTATAAAGAGCGCGAAGCCTTTTATGTAGCTGTACCGCTGGATTTTGAAAAGGCCAAAAAGTTAATTGAGCTATTCAGAGAGATACTGGAAAGCGATAAAATTTTAAAAATAGGGCAGAATGTAAAATACGATGTGCTGGTATTGAAGAAGTATGACGTACACGTTAAGGCGCCCATTTTCGATACCATGCTTGCCCATTACCTGATTGATCCTGAAACCAAACATGGCATGGATGCGCTTGCTGAAAAGTACCTGAATTATTCTCCTGTTTCTATAACTAAACTCATCGGCCCTAAAGGCAAGAACCAGAAAAACATGGCCGACTTACAACCGGAAGAAATTTCAGACTATGCCTGTGAGGATGCCGACATAACATTGCAACTAAAACACAAACTCGATGAAGAAATTAAGCAACTAAAGCTGGATAAGCTCTTGTACGAAGTGGAGCAGCCGCTGGCATTGGTGCTGGCAGATATGGAATATGAGGGGGTAAAGATTGACGAAAAAGCACTTTCTGTCATGTCGAAAGAGCTGCAGGAAGCAAGCTTAGAAGCTCAAAACAAGATTTACGAAATAGCTGGGCAAGAATTTAACATTGCTTCTCCAAAGCAGTTAGGTGAAATACTGTTTGATAAGCTGAAGCTAGATGACAAACCTAAGAAAACGAAAACGGGTCAATATGCCACTGGTGAAGAAATACTAAGCAAGCTGGCAAACGAACACGAAATCGCTAATAAAATTCTAGAATTCCGTGAGTATCAAAAATTAAAATCTACCTATGTAGATGCACTGCCTAAAATGATTTCTAAAAGAGATGGCAGGGTGCATACAGATTATGCTCAGGCGATTGCGGCAACAGGAAGGTTAAGCTCAAACAACCCTAACCTGCAGAATATACCAATCAGAACAGAGAAAGGAAGAGAAATTAGAAAGGCTTTCGTGGCCAGAGATAATAATCATGTGGTGTTGTCTGCTGATTACTCACAAATCGAATTGCGCATTGCTGCATCATTTGCTGATGATAAGCACATGATTGAAGCCTTTAAAAATGGCCGGGATATTCACTCGACCACTGCGGCCAAAGTATTTGGCGTTTCGTTGGAGGATGTGGATTCTACAATGAGGCGAAAGGCTAAAGAAGTTAATTTTGGAATTATCTATGGTATCTCGGCATTTGGGCTGGCACAAAACCTTAATATTTCAAGGTCCGAAGCACAAGAAATAATACAAGCCTATTTTAAAGAATTTTCCTCCATCAAAGAATATATGGATGCCTGCATAGAAAAGGCCAAAGAGCAGGAATATGTAGAAACAATCATGCACAGAAGAAGATATTTACGAGATATAAATTCCAAAAATGCTACCATGCGTGGTTATGCTGAACGCAACGCCATCAATGCCCCAATTCAGGGAAGTGCCGCTGATATTATCAAAAAAGCGATGGTGGATATTCAAAATTGGTTAAAAGCTGAAGGTCTATCTACCAAAATGGTAATGCAGGTACATGATGAATTGGTTTTTGATGTTCCTAAAAACGAGCTGGATAAGGTGAAACCTAAGATTATTGAACTCATGATGAATGCCGTTCAAATAAAAGTTCCGTTAGAAGTGGAGGCAGGATCAGGCGAAAACTGGTTAAAAGCACATTAA
- a CDS encoding M14 family metallopeptidase has product MNRILAFLFVLISYYGIGQSPATVFESSGGTSTATYDGVINYYKALANQYPEIEIKEMGLTDSGLPLHLVTLDTRKEFDYKKAYADGRAIVLINNGIHPGEPDGIEACQMLLRNYIQDSEKKSLLNDVIIGVIPVYNIGGALDRNSFSRVNQDGPLEYGFRGNARNYDLNRDFIKADTRNTKAFYEIFHYVNPDIFIDTHVSNGADYQYTITHLITQHNKMGGTLGQYLEENLRVKLEQKMKDKGAEITPYVNVFNTTPDNGFPQFLDNPRYSTGYTTLFNTVGLMIETHMLKPFKTRVESSYTFLETVLEMAYVDGKRIRELKEKRQNDIKPGSKLAIDWRLTRGESAKLNFKGYEGETRKSEVTDLDRLYYNHEKPFTKSIPYYNTYVASEEVVIPKAYVIPQGWHDVIELLKLNKAKYRQLKQDSSINVEVYTIEKFTTSKTVYEGHYMNNNVQVSVSEEEVKFRKGDYIFFTDHTSGRYLVETLEPKAIDSFFSWNFFDTILQQKEGFSPYVFEDLALQLIESEPQLKKDFKQKKRDEPDFALNWFAQLDYIYKNSPYYEEAHMRYPVYRLVK; this is encoded by the coding sequence ATGAATAGAATCTTAGCTTTCCTGTTCGTTCTAATTTCGTACTATGGGATTGGTCAAAGTCCGGCCACAGTTTTTGAGTCATCGGGAGGAACATCCACTGCCACTTACGATGGCGTAATTAACTACTATAAGGCACTAGCCAATCAGTATCCTGAGATAGAAATAAAGGAAATGGGCTTAACAGATAGTGGGTTGCCGCTTCATTTGGTTACGCTGGATACCAGAAAGGAATTTGATTATAAGAAGGCCTATGCCGATGGGCGCGCAATTGTATTAATAAACAATGGAATACATCCGGGTGAGCCTGACGGCATTGAAGCCTGTCAGATGTTATTGAGAAACTATATTCAGGATTCTGAAAAAAAGAGTTTGTTGAATGATGTGATTATCGGGGTGATACCTGTTTATAATATTGGAGGAGCTTTAGATAGGAATTCTTTTTCAAGGGTAAACCAGGACGGGCCGTTGGAGTACGGCTTTAGAGGCAATGCCAGAAATTATGACCTAAATAGAGATTTTATTAAAGCCGATACACGAAATACGAAAGCATTTTATGAGATTTTTCATTACGTTAATCCGGATATATTTATTGACACTCATGTGAGTAATGGGGCAGATTATCAATATACAATCACCCACCTGATTACACAGCATAATAAAATGGGCGGAACGCTAGGCCAGTATTTAGAAGAAAACCTGCGTGTTAAGCTGGAGCAGAAAATGAAAGATAAAGGTGCTGAAATTACGCCTTATGTTAATGTTTTTAATACAACACCAGACAATGGATTTCCTCAATTTTTAGATAACCCCAGATATTCTACTGGCTATACAACATTGTTTAATACAGTTGGGCTGATGATCGAGACTCACATGCTAAAACCTTTTAAAACAAGGGTTGAGAGTAGTTATACATTCTTGGAAACGGTGTTGGAAATGGCTTATGTCGATGGCAAGAGAATCAGGGAGCTGAAAGAAAAACGACAAAATGATATTAAGCCTGGGTCAAAACTTGCAATCGACTGGAGGCTAACGAGAGGCGAATCTGCAAAACTTAATTTTAAGGGCTATGAGGGGGAGACAAGAAAGAGTGAGGTAACGGATTTAGATCGGTTGTATTATAACCATGAAAAGCCATTCACTAAATCCATCCCCTACTACAATACCTATGTGGCATCGGAAGAAGTGGTGATCCCTAAAGCCTATGTTATTCCTCAAGGATGGCATGATGTTATTGAGCTGTTAAAATTGAACAAAGCAAAATACCGCCAGTTGAAGCAGGATAGCAGCATAAATGTAGAGGTGTATACCATCGAAAAGTTTACTACCTCAAAGACAGTGTATGAGGGACACTACATGAATAATAATGTTCAAGTGTCAGTAAGTGAAGAAGAGGTGAAGTTTAGAAAAGGCGATTATATCTTTTTTACGGACCATACTTCGGGTAGATATTTGGTAGAAACACTAGAGCCAAAAGCTATTGATTCATTCTTCAGTTGGAATTTCTTTGACACCATTCTTCAGCAAAAGGAAGGTTTTTCTCCTTATGTGTTTGAAGACTTGGCTTTACAACTTATTGAATCGGAGCCGCAGTTGAAAAAAGACTTTAAGCAAAAGAAAAGAGACGAGCCCGACTTTGCATTAAACTGGTTCGCCCAGCTCGATTACATCTATAAAAACTCGCCTTACTACGAGGAAGCGCATATGCGATATCCTGTTTATAGATTGGTGAAATAA
- a CDS encoding cryptochrome/photolyase family protein — translation MKAALIFPHQLFKDTSLWQGVEKVFLIEDHLYFNQYKFHKAKLVLHRASMKYYEELLAKSNYKVSYIECENSDLKALFNTLKKDGVSELLVVEPTDFLLRKRLVRFADNNAIKFNWKSNPNFLTSNDQLKERLKKGKSGYFMANFYKEQRKQLDILMEDNEPVGGQWSFDEENRKKLPKDIELPETHYFQENQFVAEAKSYVNKHFSENPGRVDDFNYPTTHEEANDSLQNFLKNRMKLFGDYEDAIAKNESVLFHSVLTPALNIGLINPDEVVRQTLEFHQRTEIPINSLEGFVRQVIGWREFMRGIYEFEGVFERTNNHFNHTRKIPPSFYDGTTGISPIDQTIKKIIKTGYCHHIERLMILGNFMLLCEFDPDEVYQWFMELFIDAYDWVMVPNVYGMTQYADGGLITTKPYVSSSNYILKMSDYTKGAWCKVWDGLYWHFIHKHQEQFSENQRMSFMVAMLNKMDKNKLENHLKEADHFFKVLDGKKKPEELKLFS, via the coding sequence ATGAAAGCAGCCCTGATTTTCCCACATCAACTTTTTAAGGACACCTCACTCTGGCAAGGAGTAGAGAAGGTCTTTTTAATTGAAGATCACCTCTATTTCAATCAATACAAATTTCATAAAGCTAAGCTGGTTTTGCATCGGGCTTCAATGAAATACTATGAGGAGTTGTTGGCTAAAAGCAATTACAAGGTCAGTTATATTGAGTGTGAGAACTCTGACTTAAAGGCCTTATTTAATACTCTGAAAAAGGATGGCGTAAGTGAGTTGTTAGTAGTTGAACCAACAGACTTTCTACTCAGAAAAAGGCTGGTTCGATTTGCAGATAATAACGCTATAAAATTTAACTGGAAGTCGAATCCGAATTTTCTAACGAGCAATGATCAACTGAAAGAAAGGCTTAAAAAAGGCAAGTCAGGCTACTTTATGGCCAACTTTTACAAAGAACAGCGTAAACAGCTTGATATTTTGATGGAGGATAATGAGCCCGTTGGAGGCCAATGGTCGTTTGATGAAGAGAATCGAAAGAAACTACCAAAAGATATTGAACTACCGGAAACACATTACTTTCAAGAAAACCAATTTGTGGCTGAGGCTAAGAGCTATGTGAATAAACACTTTTCTGAAAATCCGGGGAGGGTAGATGATTTTAACTACCCAACAACACATGAAGAAGCGAATGACTCATTACAGAACTTTCTAAAAAATAGGATGAAGTTATTTGGAGATTATGAAGATGCCATTGCCAAAAACGAGTCTGTGTTATTTCATTCTGTACTCACGCCCGCTTTAAATATTGGCTTGATCAATCCTGATGAGGTGGTTCGACAAACACTGGAATTTCATCAACGAACTGAAATACCCATCAATAGTCTGGAAGGTTTTGTGCGGCAGGTTATTGGCTGGCGAGAATTTATGCGAGGCATATATGAGTTTGAAGGCGTTTTTGAACGCACTAACAATCATTTCAATCATACCCGAAAAATACCGCCTTCATTTTATGATGGCACCACAGGAATTAGCCCGATTGATCAGACCATAAAAAAAATAATTAAAACAGGATATTGTCATCACATTGAGCGGTTGATGATTCTTGGAAACTTCATGCTGCTTTGTGAGTTTGACCCCGATGAAGTTTATCAATGGTTTATGGAGTTATTCATTGATGCCTATGACTGGGTAATGGTGCCTAATGTGTATGGTATGACTCAGTATGCAGATGGTGGACTGATAACTACCAAGCCGTATGTTTCCAGTTCAAACTATATTCTTAAAATGAGTGATTATACAAAAGGCGCTTGGTGTAAAGTGTGGGACGGATTGTACTGGCATTTTATTCATAAACATCAAGAGCAATTTTCTGAAAATCAACGCATGAGCTTTATGGTGGCCATGCTCAATAAGATGGACAAAAATAAACTTGAAAACCATCTCAAAGAAGCCGATCATTTTTTCAAGGTATTGGATGGTAAAAAGAAACCGGAGGAATTAAAGTTGTTTTCGTAA
- a CDS encoding DinB family protein: MKKHFKDILKFNEWANYRVLKTLEEHAPEDQELLKLYSHILSAQIIWLNRIKDLPTSPFPVWEVYKINELSSMTEESSDNWNNYIYEHKFETFEEMIFYTNSEGKKFESTIREIVSHVVNHSSYHRGQIAMKLREKGIEPPVTDFIHYARSK; encoded by the coding sequence ATGAAAAAACACTTTAAAGACATACTTAAGTTTAATGAATGGGCAAATTACAGAGTTCTAAAAACCCTGGAAGAACATGCCCCGGAAGATCAGGAACTACTCAAGTTGTATAGCCATATTTTATCTGCCCAAATTATCTGGCTCAACAGAATAAAAGATCTTCCTACCTCTCCTTTTCCAGTTTGGGAGGTTTATAAGATCAACGAATTGTCAAGCATGACAGAAGAGTCTTCCGATAATTGGAACAACTACATATACGAACACAAGTTTGAAACCTTCGAAGAGATGATTTTTTACACAAACTCTGAAGGCAAGAAGTTCGAAAGTACTATTAGAGAAATTGTGAGCCACGTAGTGAATCACAGCTCGTACCACAGAGGGCAAATAGCGATGAAACTGAGAGAAAAAGGCATCGAACCTCCAGTTACTGATTTTATTCATTACGCGAGGTCAAAATAA
- a CDS encoding WD40/YVTN/BNR-like repeat-containing protein, with translation MKKLLIASLAILMCFSIQAQRKKSSAPEKKNDISLSGLKFRSIGPALTSGRISDFAVNPDNPKEYYVATSAGGVWKTTNAGTTYTPLFDSQGSYSIGCVTMDPNNSAVIWVGTGENNNQRSVSYGDGVYKSIDGGASWENVGLKNSEHIGNIVVHPDNSDVVYVSAIGPVWSSGGDRGLYKTTDGGKTWKAVLTIDEHTGVNEVVMDPRNPEILYASTFQRRRHVFTYIGGGPKSSIHKSTDGGATWTEIKKGLPSVDLGRIGLAIAPSNPDIIYAIVEAAQGKGGFYKSTNGGASWSKQGSYSSSGNYYQEIVVDPLDANVIYGMDTWMQVSRDGGKSFSNVGEDTKHVDNHCIWIDPKDTDHLLVGCDGGIYETFDLAATWQFKANLPVTQFYKVAVDNAEPFYYIYGGTQDNFSMGGPSRTISGNGIANSDWYITTGGDGFESAIDPENPNIVYSQSQYGYLSRYDKLSGEVLGIKPQPRKGEDDYRWNWDAPLQVSNHKASRLYFAANKVFRSDDRGNSWEVISDDLTAQINRNELEVMGKIWSTDAVAKNGSTSPYGTIVSFSESPKNENLLYVGTDDGLIQITEDGGKAWRKVQGISGVPSRTYVNEVYASKHNENVVYAAFNHHKYGDFRPYIYKSSDKGRSWTSITGNLPVRGSVYAIEEDHVDPNLLFVGTEFGVFYSDNGGSSWTQLKSGVPTVAIRDIAIQERENDLVLGTFGRGFYVLDDYSALRNVKSLEGKSADLMSIRDSYAFEYSYPLGLPGRSFQGDDYYLGENLGSEAIFTYYLKDEIKSKRDQRLEKEKETTNDTYPTYEQLKAEREEMDPYLLFTIKNSKGDIVRKITTSPSTGVNRINWNLRTASTDPINLRAPSFYNPWAGGVPGSLVPPGEYSVTLSKFVDGTFTQLDEPVKFKVKSLSNYTLPAEDKEALAAFQKEVNELSRVVSGAQNSISELRNELRHIREAINLSLVDQKMLIDAYSAFDDKLNDISRDLNGDPIAAQLDIDSPMSVAARIGNIQYEMYYSTSKPTETHKNSLKIAKENFQPLLTSLRSLIREDLVKLQAQLEDANAPYTPNRVMVP, from the coding sequence ATGAAAAAACTACTTATAGCATCATTAGCAATTTTGATGTGTTTTTCGATTCAAGCACAACGCAAGAAATCATCTGCCCCGGAAAAAAAGAATGACATCAGCCTTTCAGGCCTTAAATTCAGGTCTATCGGACCGGCATTAACCTCCGGACGTATCTCGGATTTTGCGGTAAATCCCGATAACCCAAAAGAATATTATGTGGCTACTTCAGCTGGTGGAGTATGGAAAACTACTAATGCAGGAACTACCTATACACCTCTTTTTGATTCTCAGGGAAGCTATTCAATTGGCTGTGTTACCATGGATCCGAATAACTCAGCAGTTATCTGGGTGGGTACCGGTGAGAATAACAACCAACGAAGCGTATCTTATGGCGATGGCGTTTATAAATCAATTGATGGCGGTGCATCATGGGAGAATGTGGGTCTCAAAAACAGTGAGCACATTGGCAATATTGTTGTTCACCCAGATAATTCCGATGTAGTTTATGTTTCAGCTATCGGACCTGTTTGGAGCAGTGGAGGTGATAGAGGATTGTACAAAACTACTGATGGTGGAAAAACGTGGAAAGCAGTTTTAACTATTGATGAGCATACGGGTGTAAATGAAGTAGTGATGGACCCTAGAAATCCAGAAATTTTGTATGCTTCTACATTTCAAAGAAGAAGGCATGTATTTACTTATATTGGTGGAGGACCCAAATCTTCCATCCATAAATCTACTGATGGTGGTGCAACCTGGACTGAAATCAAAAAAGGCCTTCCTTCTGTAGACTTGGGAAGAATTGGCTTGGCCATTGCACCTTCAAACCCGGACATTATTTATGCTATCGTTGAGGCAGCACAAGGAAAAGGAGGTTTCTACAAATCTACCAATGGTGGTGCTTCTTGGAGCAAGCAAGGTAGTTACAGCTCTTCAGGAAATTACTATCAGGAAATAGTGGTAGACCCATTGGATGCTAACGTGATCTATGGAATGGACACCTGGATGCAGGTTTCTCGAGATGGCGGAAAGAGTTTTTCTAATGTTGGCGAAGATACCAAGCATGTTGATAACCACTGTATTTGGATCGACCCTAAGGATACAGATCACCTATTGGTTGGCTGTGACGGAGGTATTTATGAAACTTTCGATTTAGCAGCAACTTGGCAGTTTAAGGCCAACCTGCCAGTTACTCAATTTTATAAAGTGGCAGTAGATAATGCCGAGCCATTCTACTATATCTATGGAGGAACTCAGGACAACTTCTCAATGGGTGGACCGTCAAGAACGATAAGCGGAAATGGAATTGCTAACTCAGATTGGTATATAACTACTGGCGGTGATGGTTTTGAATCAGCCATCGATCCAGAGAATCCGAACATTGTATACTCACAATCTCAATACGGCTATTTATCAAGATATGATAAGTTGAGTGGAGAGGTTTTAGGAATCAAGCCACAGCCAAGAAAAGGCGAGGATGATTACAGATGGAATTGGGACGCGCCTCTTCAAGTGAGTAACCACAAAGCGAGCAGGCTTTACTTCGCAGCCAATAAAGTATTTAGAAGTGACGACAGAGGAAATAGTTGGGAGGTAATTAGCGATGATTTAACAGCACAAATCAATAGAAATGAGCTGGAGGTGATGGGAAAAATCTGGAGTACTGATGCCGTAGCGAAAAATGGATCTACTTCACCGTATGGAACGATTGTTTCTTTCAGTGAGTCGCCAAAAAATGAGAACTTATTGTATGTAGGTACCGATGATGGTTTGATTCAAATAACTGAAGATGGCGGAAAAGCCTGGCGAAAAGTACAAGGTATTTCAGGGGTGCCTTCAAGAACATACGTAAATGAAGTATACGCTTCTAAACATAATGAAAATGTAGTATATGCAGCCTTTAACCACCATAAGTATGGAGACTTCAGACCGTATATTTACAAGAGTTCTGATAAAGGAAGAAGCTGGACATCGATAACAGGCAACTTACCTGTAAGAGGTTCAGTGTATGCCATTGAGGAAGATCATGTTGATCCAAACTTACTTTTTGTTGGTACGGAATTCGGAGTTTTCTATTCTGATAATGGAGGTAGCAGCTGGACACAGCTTAAATCAGGCGTACCAACCGTTGCCATTAGAGATATTGCTATTCAGGAAAGGGAGAACGATTTAGTGCTAGGAACTTTCGGAAGAGGGTTTTATGTATTGGATGATTACTCAGCATTAAGAAATGTGAAGTCGCTAGAGGGTAAGTCAGCAGACTTAATGTCAATTAGAGATTCGTATGCCTTTGAGTACAGCTATCCTTTAGGGCTACCAGGAAGATCCTTCCAGGGAGACGATTATTACTTAGGTGAGAATTTAGGTTCAGAAGCCATTTTCACCTACTATTTAAAAGATGAAATCAAGTCAAAGAGGGATCAAAGACTTGAAAAAGAGAAAGAAACAACCAATGATACATACCCTACTTACGAGCAGCTAAAAGCTGAACGCGAGGAAATGGATCCTTACTTATTATTTACTATCAAAAACAGCAAAGGTGATATTGTAAGGAAAATAACTACTTCACCATCTACGGGAGTAAACAGAATTAACTGGAACTTGAGAACGGCTTCTACCGATCCTATTAATTTAAGAGCACCTTCTTTCTACAATCCATGGGCTGGTGGTGTTCCAGGTTCATTAGTTCCTCCGGGGGAATATTCGGTGACACTTTCAAAATTTGTTGATGGTACATTTACCCAGTTGGATGAACCTGTGAAGTTTAAAGTGAAGTCTCTTTCTAACTATACACTGCCTGCGGAAGATAAGGAAGCTTTGGCGGCATTCCAGAAAGAAGTTAACGAGCTTTCAAGAGTGGTAAGCGGTGCACAAAACAGCATTTCAGAATTAAGAAATGAGTTGAGACATATCAGAGAAGCCATCAACTTAAGCCTTGTGGATCAGAAAATGTTAATTGATGCATACAGCGCATTTGATGATAAACTCAACGATATTTCTCGAGACTTAAATGGCGATCCAATCGCAGCGCAGCTTGATATTGATTCGCCAATGTCTGTAGCAGCAAGAATTGGAAACATACAATATGAAATGTATTACTCTACTTCTAAGCCAACGGAGACTCATAAAAACAGCTTAAAAATAGCCAAGGAGAATTTTCAGCCGTTGTTAACTTCTTTAAGAAGTTTAATCAGAGAAGATTTAGTAAAACTTCAGGCACAATTAGAAGATGCCAATGCGCCTTACACTCCTAACCGAGTGATGGTGCCGTAA